CAATCTGCCTGTCATTCTGAGACTGCAAGAACCTGAATTTGTTAAAATGGAGTGCTCAAAACCCTTGGACGTTGGGCAACTGACCACAAAACCCTGTACTGTCAATGCCGAGGAAGAAGACAGACTTAATTTTGCCACTTCCCTTGCCACCCCTTTGGACATTTACCATGATATTGACATGGAAATGGCAGTCGAAGAGGCTGTTTGCGCTTCTCCCAGCAGCTTCAAGTCCAAGTCTGTTGACGGAGGTGGACCCTCTCCAGGAGCTTCTGGTGGGCAACTATGTCAGTTTGTGAAAAAGATGGGCTGCAAGGGCAATCTGCCGGGCATGTTCAACTTACCCGTAAGCATTTGTGTCACGCAGCAGGGCGAGGTGCTCGTGGCCGACCGAGGGAACTACCGTATCCAGATCTTCAACCGCAAGGGCTTCCAAAAGGAGATACGGCGTAACCCGAGCAGCATCGACAACTTTGTCTTGAGTTTCCTAGGTGCTGACCTGCCCAATCTCATCCCGCTCTCCATTGCAATCACTGCTCAGGGCCTCATCGGTGTCACCGATAACTATGACAACTCTGTGAAGGTTTACACCACCGATGGTCACTGCATTGCTTGTCACAAGAACCAGCTCATCAAGCCATGGGGAATCGCAGCCATGCCTTCGGGCCAGTTTGTCGTGTCAGATGTCGAGGGGGGAAAGCTGTGGTGCCTGGCTGTGGATCGTAATGTAGGGGTTGTGAATTACAACCGCTTATGTTCGGCTGTCAGGCCCAAATTTGTAACTTGTGACTCCTCAGGTACAGTCTACTTCACACAGGGCTTGGGTCTAAACATCGAGAATAGACACAATGAACACCACCTTGAGGGGGGTTTCTCAATCGGCTCGGTGGGAATGGATGGCCAGCTGGGAAAGCAACTCAGTCACTTCTTTTCAGAGGCCGAGGACTTTCGATGCATCACTGGCATGTGTGTTGACTCCAACGGGGACCTGATCGTGACAGACAGTGGCCGTAAGGAGATACTGCAGTTTCCTAAAGAAGGCGGCTATAACATTCTCATTCAGGAGGGCCTAACCTGCCCTGTAGGGGTAGCTGTTACCCAAAAGGGGCAACTGCTCGTCTTAGATTGCTGGGACCACTGTGTGAAGGTCTACACTTACTTACAAAGGAGACGTTCCTCTACATGTTAAGACTGCTGTGTGGATAATTTATAAGACTAGTCACTTTAATTCAGTggcttcattacaaatgtgtttgCTTCTCAGTGATTTCTGACCTGTGGCTTGCAGTGGCCGGGATGAGGCAGCTAAGCTGCAACCATTCACCACTGGAGCAACTGAATGATGGCTTATGGGTATTATTATGGATGCTTTGGGTAAATGGATTTCGAAATATAGCACAACTGATGGCAATAACTGACAATGTTGTTCTTATGTGTGCAAGTCAGTTCTCAtatgttatttctgttttttctgtgCTGCTGTACAGGCATTAAAGATTGAGATGGAGACTAAGACTGAGTTACTGAGAAAATCTTCTTTGTAGTTGCTGTATAAATGATATTTAAGTTATATTCTTGTTTCAGTACAAGCTCAATCAGGAACATTTGTTGCATAATGTTGATACAGTATTAACAAAAAGACTCcaaaataaagaacacaaaaataaaggtTATGGTGAGGCAATTACTATGAAAATGGGGCCAATTTTGGAGAATTTaagagcagaaatgtgaagcttcgGATTTTATAAAACCACTTACATCCTtatgttaaaaattttattttagctgcaTTGTTACAGTCAATttaggcattttgttttcatggcAACAAACTAACATTGGAACTAACTTAGAAAGATAAAGAAGGGATGTTAAAAAATAAGGATGCTTCCACTCTGAAGCATTAAGTattgagtatctgccgatacaaATCCCGATCCAATACTTGTATTTTCCTAGTGCTTTATGCATACTTGATGCACATTATAGCCTAGTTGTgaagttattaaaatcaatccaaTTTATACAGGTATGCGCAGAGAGCTTACAGTTAGAAGTAGGCTAAATggtaaataaatgacttttgagTGATTTGTTACTAAAATGCACATCAAATATGTTTAACACGGAAGCTCGAATATATGTGTGAGGTGCTAAAACAGACCTCATTAGGTCTTGCACCTCACGCACATACgagcattttcttttccttttaatgTCAGTTGGCAATCCTTCTGGaaggtgcataccgccacctactgcaTCACACCGGCATGGCAGCTAACATAAAATAAAGACCAGGCTTAGCATAGCAGATATAGGTcagttaagaaaaaaacaaaaaacacctaaatTGGCCTGGATTCCGATCTTTGGGATAGATTCTGCAAATTCCTATTAGAaagtgttgtctttttttttttcttaaacactaCATTCTTGTTAATGATCTGTTGcatcttaattttctttttaaaccgTAAGTTTTAACGTTTGCAGATTGGCCCCATCCACCTCTATTGTCTAAATGCCTCGCTATGACACAGACTTTTgcattgtttaaaggggtcatatgacgtgatttcaagttttcctttctctttggagtgttacaagctgtttgtgaatagataagatcgctaaagttgcaaagactaaagtctcaaacccaaagagatattcttaataagtTTAGACTCGTCCATGCTCTCCTAAAACACCCTCgattaaacacacccccacatgtctacgtcacaatgtgggaagatttctccaatcacaaatgcagacatggttttatgttaatgCGGCGCAATGCAATGCgcaaaaagacagtataagtcattataatccgtaattatgtccacACAGCAACAAATGGCTCttttgtaattggttttattgtttttgtcttgtcgcgccggtatcacagtatggcaaggggcataacatttccatcacacgtttgaggcattcggccaatcagaaCATGGCTCACATTTCagatcgatgagctttgtaaaaaacgacgcgtttcagaatGGTGGGGCAAAGAGGAGagacaataatgtgttttttgaaccttaaaccgcataaacacattttattacaccaaatacacaaaataatgttctttttagcaacatcatatgactcctttaaagtaATGATGGCTATTTTTGGTAGTAATAAACAGCGCCACAAGTACTGTCCATTGAGCTTAACgtactgaacccagaatattccttaaTTTGACAGGATTGCTGTGGAAAATGTGAAACGTGCTGACTCAAAACACTTCTGTGAGTGTCATGTTCATTAATGCCCTTACTATCAAAGTGCCCCTTCATACCTGAAACTTGTGTCAGTAAAGGACCTTCTGATTTATGTAACAGTATGAATCTTCCATATATTGAAATACAGTTACACTAAAGAGCAATAAGCTTGAAAAAATGTTAAGTAATTGTTACTACAAAAGATGAGATGATAATTAAATAATCTCAAATTGtctgttattgttaattatttactGTGAATTGGTTTATAGTGTACTCCAGTTTATGATAGCATTACTCTGTTGCAGGAACCATAGGCATGTTCAATTCAGGAGATATTTACTAGCCTATCATCAGAGTAACTGTGATAGTTCAACTGAAGCAGGGAAATGACTCAGCAATTTACATACTATATTAAAATcatatatgaaataatgttttgcaTTGAAGTGTCCTTGTATCAAAGAGCTGGATCCTAAAAACTCTCCTGCTTAAAAGCTTTAGATAGCATTGAACTTTGTGTCTTAAAATTCTGGTTATGATATGGCCCTGTAGGTTCAGATGTGTTCTGGAGCAGATTAATgctataaaaataatcacaaatagaTTAGAACAGAAACCTATAATCACAATTCATAACACAAGTGTGCATTGCATTCTTTGGCTTGCAGAGGATATTATAGAGGATTCTAGTGTAAAGGTCGTCTTTCAGGTCTGTGTTCTTATTTAGGTACTCAATTACTGTCACTGTCAACATCATAACATAGTGTATTATGTTAGAACTTAAGTGAAATGGCACATACATTTGAAGGTAACAGATGTCACCGTCTTGAGCATTGAGGTTTGTTATTGCCAAACAACACAAGATTGCATGTGAAATATCACAAGTTGGGAGTGTGTTAACTGTGAATTTGCATCTGTGCATTTGTGAAAAGTATGTTTCTGGcattattaagttttaaaaatgcatttgtacatTACCAACACATGCAGACAGCCTGCATTGGCCTTATAGCAAATGCACTTTCCCTACACAATAGATCCAGAGATACTAGTAATGTTCACTGTCATTCCATT
The sequence above is drawn from the Cyprinus carpio isolate SPL01 chromosome B5, ASM1834038v1, whole genome shotgun sequence genome and encodes:
- the LOC109056155 gene encoding E3 ubiquitin-protein ligase TRIM32-like encodes the protein MATPTSLDPDLVREVLECPICLETYNQDQLRPKLLQCGHSVCRQCLEKLLASTINGVRCPFCSKVSRMSSISQLADNLTVLKIIDCASSFGSTMGLMCKSCKNRLPRQYCSDCSIVLCDICKNEGHQRQGHVVQAIRVAAEQRRKDISGKLSNLRGSVGNIQKKKAAIDNVTKSLRLKYKAVQQEYAKAELRLQEELGRSRRAFATSLSEIEKLNAQILEEQTYQLNIAEVQVVSRCDYLTMMIKQTDIALLEEGSNNEEEELDLKTNLPVILRLQEPEFVKMECSKPLDVGQLTTKPCTVNAEEEDRLNFATSLATPLDIYHDIDMEMAVEEAVCASPSSFKSKSVDGGGPSPGASGGQLCQFVKKMGCKGNLPGMFNLPVSICVTQQGEVLVADRGNYRIQIFNRKGFQKEIRRNPSSIDNFVLSFLGADLPNLIPLSIAITAQGLIGVTDNYDNSVKVYTTDGHCIACHKNQLIKPWGIAAMPSGQFVVSDVEGGKLWCLAVDRNVGVVNYNRLCSAVRPKFVTCDSSGTVYFTQGLGLNIENRHNEHHLEGGFSIGSVGMDGQLGKQLSHFFSEAEDFRCITGMCVDSNGDLIVTDSGRKEILQFPKEGGYNILIQEGLTCPVGVAVTQKGQLLVLDCWDHCVKVYTYLQRRRSSTC